TAAATAAAGTGACAGAATTTTTTGCTTAAAACACAAACATAtcatttattgttaaaatatctcAACAGTCAGGCTTGGACAACCTCTAAGAAACTCGAGACTAGGAACACGCTTATTATTTTCTTAGACATTTTAATTATTGACGGACTATCATCGCATTATTCGGAGTAACCAGCTGTCCTTGGATCCAATTCTTGAGCATTTGTAAGGAAGCTTTTGGCTGATCCATCGGGACCAAATGTCCAGCATCGTGAACCTGtcccaaaattaaaatttataaaaaagatgTATAAGAAAGTATATCTTTAATCGCATGTTACATAAAAActaggtttatatatatatatatatgttcatcaGTTTCTTTGGGTTTACCTTAAGAAAAGTGAGAGGACCGTGATTCTTCATTAAACCGGCTTCTTTACCATCTACGAGGAATGGCACTGTCTTGGCTGATCCAAAATCCTTCTGGCCTGACCAATTCATCTGCTCGACCCACCTGGAGTTTCCTATATAAACAGAGAAAATGAACCAAGTAAACTGCAAAGCCCAAAAAGTTCAaactaacaaaaacaaaaacatatgatGGCAATTATGATCAATCTTACCAAGCCAATTGCAAATGAAATCATATTCCCCGGCATAAACGAGAAGATTGATTCCATCTTCGACAAGAGATGGGATCTTAACCTCAAGATTAATCATCACATCCTCTGTCATTGCCTCATGAACATTACCTGTGCACAACTCCCATTTGTTCTCCCCAACTCCTAAAACTTTCCGTACGTTTTCTTGGTTCAAGAATTTTTCCACATTCGAATTGTCATAACACTGCGGCCCCACACATATTTTCCTCACGTCGTAGTACTTCAAAATAAACAGAGAAACTATAGTTAGTAAAAGAAATAaccaattttaaaaagaaaagcaaaaacaCGTCAATTCGAATCCTTACGTTCATGTCTTTGTTTTCTAAACATATCTGGTCAGGGATTTGTTCGCAGATATACAAAGAAGAATTACAAGCTGAACCACCATCACGATctgaaaatagcaaaataagaatacttttttttattcagAACCAAATCCGACAGAATTCAAATGAAggtttattaatataaattactGCATATTCTTATGGAACTTTGGCAGTCTACGTAAACTTGGTTGAGACTTTCATGATCAGATTGGGAGATTAACTTCATTTCCAGTGCATAATCCGCATATGCTCCATACTGGATCTCTGGGTTGGTCATACCGTTACCAATCGCCAAACCCTTGTTTTTAACCAAATTCGAACAAGAAACTTCTAGTTAatataagaagaaaaataaatagacagcTTTACAAAGAAATTGTTCCTAGTAGGAACTTGTGAGGGTTTAAAACAGAGGATTCATAGAGACTTACTTTCAGGTTTATTGGAATGCCttccttcttcttgtttccactGCGGATGCGAGAAGCTAAAGCCGGAATGTAATGACCAGCATATGATTCACCAGTGATATAGAAATCATTCTTCCCGAGTTGTGGATGCTCCTTGAAAAAAGCCTACCAAATTTCAAAAGAGAACCACACAAGTCACTATAGTTTATAGTTCAAAGAACATGTTTTCAACACTTTTTTAAGAAGAAACAACGATGGAACCTGAAGAAAATCGTAAAGGTCATTGCTCACGCCAGTCTCATTGTGACGGAGAAGGCTAGTGTCCGACATGTTACTGAAACCAGTCCCAACTGGTTGGTCGACGTAAATTATATTAGAGAcctgttaaacaaaaaaaaagttaggtgAATCACATTAGTTAATAACGTTTCTTGACTGACAAGAAAGGCatttatttaattgaaaaagAACCATAACCTTGTCCCAACTATACGGGTTccaagagagggagagattcTCCGAGATAGCGAATGGACCGTTCTCAGTGAACAGAGCCAAACTGCCGCTGCAACCCGGTCCACCGGTTAGCCAGAGTACAACTGGATCGGTAACGTTGTTCTTTGACTCAAAGAAGAAGTAGAACATTCTGTGGAAATCAGAATGAGAAACgtcatcaaatattttaaatgcgttatatataaaaaatcacgATTCAAAAATCCACCTTGCTGGTTTTGAATGCTCGAGTGTGTAATAACCAGCGTGACGTGCTAGTTCATCCACGGAGGGATCGCTGTAAACGTTTTCTTGTTTTGAAGACAAGACAACAAAAAAGACAAGGAAGAGCAGAAAGAAATTTATGACTtgcatgttttgtttttaagtttGATATCTTCTTTGTAGGAAGAAATGAGTTTGAAGTGTAACTAAGGAATCATGATCATCTCTGCTTTTATAGAGTCGGTtccttaattttatttatatttattgattgataaaaatatatataagaggACATGCAATCGAAACTCATCCCACGAAAGATTAAATGAAGATGGATGGTTTTTGGAACAACCCATATGTAagttattttctaattaaagaACACCACATATGTCATGTTATTCAGAAAAGAGATGGATGCATGTAAATATGAACATACCGAACCAGTATAATATCTCATTAGTAACGTTATATGAATTCTTGTAGGTGTTTACTTGGGTATACTATACGTCTATACCTATCTAATTATTGAATGCTATATTTGTTTTACTCTAATGATTACTTGTAGTTCGACTTTGTGAAGGTTGAGGTATAGTTCGACTTTGTGAAGGTTGAGGTGTCGTGATCTGCTTTTGCATGCAACATCATGACAACaattcagtcaaaaaaaaacttaatgaCAACAATACATAAGCTTTTTTCTCACTCGCAAGCAAATAAAAAgaatacatattttcatataataacTAAAACATTAGAATTTAGAAAGCTATATAATTCGGAATACTGCGATATAGGTATCCTTCTTAAGAAGCTGAGTATTAATATCCTATGAAGAAGACATTCTCAACATTAGCTTAGGGCCAAAGGCTTTAAAAGTAATTTAGGGGCCAATTAAGACTTGTTGAGGACTTATGTGTACTGGTAATGactaattattatattaataattatacttCGATAATTCAAATGTTTTTCGTGAATTTATTTACTTgtccttctctttctttcttgttagatacttgtgatttttttttctaaatcaatttttttttgtatatgatgccaaaaaatttttttgttacttcTAGTCCTTCAAATTTTAAAGTCGGCTCTGCTCTACAATATTGATTCCAAACAAAACATGTGTGATGTGTCTTACAACCAAACATGGGGCCAGTTTGTTCATTGATCCTTCCTTAGGATCCTAATTAAATTTTGAGTGTGAACGATCGGGTAAATTGTCAAACATTGCACGAGGTTGAACTATGCATACAAGTTGCTTTCGACATTATGATATCCAGTCTTAAAAGGAAAAAGGAATAAATCTAGAGATATATTGTTTCCAAAAGAATAAACTCTTTTTGATGCTCTAATGCTTTTTTGTCGTTTTGGAATTAAGTGTTGGTATAAACAAAGACAGCGAATGAATTTACGATTCTACATATGTTAATGTGTTAATATGGCTATGACTATCTCAGTATATAGTATGCACTCAGCCATCTTTAGATAATGCAGGTGATGATCATGATCAACTAAGCTCGTTAGATGGTTCTTTGAAAACACGAGGTTGGTTCGGTGTCATATATTAGCATTCGGATTATCACATAATCTACCGATAGCTATATCACCATTTTATCATTATCGCCTAAACATGTATATATTGCTCCAACACATATTTAAAGTGGATACTAAACCGAAATCCAAAACTCGGTTTCTCAACCACTGAACCATTAGTGTATAGGAGTTTCGGATGAAATgcgatgaaaaaaaaagaaaaatttgttaCCAAAAGACAGCTTATGATTACAATGTATACTGTAattcaattatatattatacaatacACATCAATCGCCTTATGTTCTCATCACCTTTCGAATCAATAAAAATCGTATATAAAAAGAGTCAACTGAATCAAGTTAGGATCTAACTTTAGCGAGCCGAGCTCGAATTTCCTCCAGttcttcctcatcatcaacACCTTCTGCGATTGCCTcttcctgcaaaaaaaaaaatcgcagCTTATTCTTTCAGAATATAATCTCGTAATCAAGCAGTTGCATTTTGCTTTTACCTCGCGGGAAGTGCTGGCCTTCTGTGCAGGCACCTTTATCCTTTCCTTCCTGACAGCTTCTGGAAGCTCAGCAGCGGTTTCTCCAGCAATAGCAGTCAATACTTTATCGACCTCTTCGTCGATCTCTTCTTCCATATCCTCTGAATCTAGTGCGTTGTCAATGGCCTCGTTCACAAACTCCTCAATAACTCCAGCCTGCATATCAAAgcatcaaacaaacaaacagaaaaaatcATTAATGGATTTAATATAAGATGATACTAATATGTTGAGAGAAagggaaaataaataaaggttTACCTTAGTCATCTCTTTGCTGAACTCCTGCATAGTAGCAGCCATTTGTGGTGCCTTCATGAGATTATTGACAAGCTTCATAACCTCTGCGCTCTTGGACAGATGTCCAACTGTTCGAGCAACAGCTGAAATGTTCAAGGAAAGGATATTTGTGTGTTAGAGAATAAGAAGTAACTAATAACACAATCACATTGCAAAACAGTAAGCTGTTTATTACCAACACTTTCTCCGAGGTGCATTGATATGGAATTCATCTGGGCCTTGTTTTCATATAAACGGTTAACTGTTCTTCTCGCACTCACAATCTCCTTAGCAAGCGCCTTGTGAACAACACCCATAGAATAAGAATCAGCCAAagatttaccaaaaaaaaaaactaacttttaAGAAGTCTACCTTTGCTGAGACTATATCGTTACGCTTAGCAGCTTCTTTAATAGCCTTCTGAactgttttctcttctttctgtatatctgaaaaaaaacgataaaatctcaaaaattcATCATAGATTCTTCTAACCTAACCCAGCTCAGACGATTCAAATTGAATCAAAATCATATCCCAAAACCGATTCAGATTGATTTTTCCTCAATTAAGGTGCGATCGAACAAACCCATCAACCTAATTTCAAATAGGTTAATCGAATTTTCCGTGAATctaaaaaccctaaatttatcaacgagaggaagagaagaaccTCGGATTTGGCGTTCGATGTTACGGCACTCTTGACGAAGCTTGCGTTGCCAATCACGCAAGAGTTGCTTCGGATCAGGCTTCGGCTTTATCAGGTTCATCACTTTCTCCATTCTTTCTGACTTTCCTGCTCCGTTTGTTTTTAATTTCACAAGAATATGATCTGTTTTGCTCCCAATGTTATGTCCAAAGAACCAAaaagtaaacttttttttttgcctggAGAACCAAAAAAGTAATTTAAACACAAAACCAATAGTTGTTGTCTTGTCTTAAGCTTAGGTTTCTGTTTCGTAACTAAAAAAGGATAAATCATATTCCTATACAGGGGAGTATCAAAATACTCTTAAATTTAGGCCTGTGGAGTATGGTTGGGTTCAGCCCAGCATAATATAGAGCCTTAAGATCGAACATAACTAGGGCCTTTTAGCAAAACTAATTGGAGGCCCTTTTATGTGATTTTGTTTATAGGTCTAATAAGATCAGGGCCCCTCCTCTCATGTCTCTCTCAGCAAATTGTACTTGGACCAGTGACCATATCAATATCCATTGTAAAGGAGATATGTCACTTTCGTTCTAAACAAAATTATTCACATAATTATCAATTTTTGCAATAAACAACACAACATTGTGTTATAGTAATAGTATCAGTTTTGGACACAGCCTCGCCGGTTTCTAAACGTTTCAGCTCCATAATATTCTAAAGGGATCAGATGTACTGTTTTAGTGATAACTACTAGACGTGAGGTGGGACTACAAACAATGTAACAAACTGTGTATTTATTAGTTCAACTCATTAAATTTAGAGTTTTTAACACTCAGGGTCACAGGTTCACATTATGAGTTTTTCCCTGACACATTTATTGGGTATAATGCATTTTCTGACACACTAGCTGTCTCTTACCAcatttctctctctttcataTTCCCCCATACAACTCCACCCTTTTGTTATATCTTTATTCACTGCTTTTCAGTTTTTCGCTGCAAATATGTAGATACCAATACAATACATtgattcttatttattttattaacaattaaATTGAAGAATTATTTCTTTTACAGAAAGGATATCAAAAGCTAACCGAGTGATCAAACATATAGTTGTAAATTCCTGAGATAAGACTAAACTCGTGTTAATTAGATAGCGTTACTATTACTGGATTTTAAACCAAAGTTGAGATTTAACCCTGCATGCATTACGATCTACAAgtcaatttttatattcaaagaATCGAATGCCTACTCATACAAAAGAATTACACATCAGCATACTTTACACTTTCACTTCCCTGAGGGCACATGCTGATCCACTC
This genomic stretch from Raphanus sativus cultivar WK10039 chromosome 3, ASM80110v3, whole genome shotgun sequence harbors:
- the LOC108844675 gene encoding vacuolar protein sorting-associated protein 24 homolog 1, with the protein product MEKVMNLIKPKPDPKQLLRDWQRKLRQECRNIERQIRDIQKEEKTVQKAIKEAAKRNDIVSAKALAKEIVSARRTVNRLYENKAQMNSISMHLGESVAVARTVGHLSKSAEVMKLVNNLMKAPQMAATMQEFSKEMTKAGVIEEFVNEAIDNALDSEDMEEEIDEEVDKVLTAIAGETAAELPEAVRKERIKVPAQKASTSREEEAIAEGVDDEEELEEIRARLAKVRS
- the LOC108846593 gene encoding serine carboxypeptidase-like 47, with the translated sequence MQVINFFLLFLVFFVVLSSKQENVYSDPSVDELARHAGYYTLEHSKPARMFYFFFESKNNVTDPVVLWLTGGPGCSGSLALFTENGPFAISENLSLSWNPYSWDKVSNIIYVDQPVGTGFSNMSDTSLLRHNETGVSNDLYDFLQAFFKEHPQLGKNDFYITGESYAGHYIPALASRIRSGNKKKEGIPINLKGLAIGNGMTNPEIQYGAYADYALEMKLISQSDHESLNQVYVDCQSSIRICNRDGGSACNSSLYICEQIPDQICLENKDMNYYDVRKICVGPQCYDNSNVEKFLNQENVRKVLGVGENKWELCTGNVHEAMTEDVMINLEVKIPSLVEDGINLLVYAGEYDFICNWLGNSRWVEQMNWSGQKDFGSAKTVPFLVDGKEAGLMKNHGPLTFLKVHDAGHLVPMDQPKASLQMLKNWIQGQLVTPNNAMIVRQ